TAGCTGGTAGGCCATCTCTGACTCCGCCTTCTTGGTGTTGACTTCGATGTCATAGGATGCTTTCTTCAGCTCATAGTCCCTCTGAGCCTTGGCCATCTGGATCTCATTTACATACTGGGCTGAGATCTTCTCCTGCATGGCGTGGGCCTCCtacagcgagagacacagagagaggggaaaaagaaaCAAGAGGAGTTTGGACAAGGAAAGGTTAAGATGGAGTACCAGGAAAGAGAAAAGTAATGTatctatttatttcacctttatttaaccaggtaggctagttgagaacaagttctcatttacaactgcgacctggccaagataaagcaaagcagtgtgacacatacaacaacacggaattacacatgggataaacaaccgtacagtcaataatacaatagaaaaagtctatatacagtgtgtgcaaatgaggtaggataagggaggtaaggcaataaataggctatagtGGTAATATAATTACAATTtatcaattaaacactggagtgatagatgtgcagaagatgagtgtgcaagtagagatactggggtgcaaaggagcaaaataaataaaataaataacagtatggggatgaggtagttggatgggctgtttacagatgtaAAGCTATGTaaaggtgcagtgatctgtgagctgctctgacagctggtgcttaaagctagtgagggaggtatgagtctccagcttcattgatttttgcagttcttccagtcattggcagcagagaactggaaggaaaggcagccaatgtaggaattggctttgggtgtgaccagtgaaatatacctgctggagtgtgtgctattggtgggtgctgctatggtgaccagtgagctgagataagttggggctttacctagcaaagacttatagatgacctggagccagtgggtttggcgacgaatatgaagcgagggccagccaacgagagcatacaggtcgcagtggtgggtagtatatggggctttggtgacaaaacggatggcactgtgatagactgcatccaatttgctgagtagagtgttggaggctattttgtaaatgacaacgccgaagtcaaggatcggtaggatagtccgttttacgagagtatgtttggcagcatgagtgaaggatgctttgctgcgaaaaaggaagccgattctagatttaattttagattggagatgcttaatgtgagtctggaaggagagatatatgtatatatatttctatatatatatatgggggattgtaaatgatgcagacaattacattgatggaaactacaatctatctgcaatattcaAGTtggtctacccccccccccaaaaaaaaatcaaGTAAGAACGGATAAGGAAAACCAAGCAAAAGAAAATATGATGGTGAATTCCGAAATAAACAAGAGGTAAAGGATAACGGGTTGAGGAAGAGAAGGTAGAAAgaatgagagactagagagaagggagaggtggcTCACCCTGATCACAGCATCCCTCTTGAACTGGGCCTCTCCGATGCGGGCGTCTTTCTGCACCTGGGCGGTCCTGGACTTCCCCAGGGAGTGGAGGTAGTCCTGAACCACAGAGAGGAAGACGACAACATGCTTTTAGTTTAGGGTCGATTATTTACCTGGCATCCATCTAGTGTCCATTATTTACCTTTTATTGGAGCATCTGCGGAAAAATGGAGTCTCCATtgaaagtagagagagaaagcacaCCTGGTCATCGTGAACGTCTTTGAGCGTGTAGCTGACCACGCTGATGCCCATGTTGACCAGGTCAGACGAGGCCACCTTGAACACCTCCTCCGAGAACTTCTTGCGGTCCCTATAGATCTCCTGATGGGGGGTAAATAACAGAGTTAAGGCCTATgttgatacagtggggcaaaaaagtatttagtcagccaccaattgtgcaagttctcccacttaaaaagatgagagaggcctgtaattttcatcataggtacacttcaactatgacagacaaaatgagaaagaaaatccagaaaatcacattgtaggatttttaatgaatttatttgcaaattatggtggaaaataagtatttggtcacctacaaacaagcaagatttctggctctcacagacctgtaacttcttctttaagaggctcctctgtcctccactcgttacctgtattaatggcacctgtttgaacttgttatcagtataaaagacaccggtCCACAACCTcagacagtcacactccaaactccactttggccaagaccaaagagctgtcaaaggacaccagaaacaaaattgtagacctgcaccaggctgggaagactgaatctgcaataggtaagcagcttggtttgaagaaatcaactgtgggagcaattattaggaaatggaagacatacaagacaactgattatctccctcgatctggggctccacgcaagatctcacactgtggggtcaaaatgatcacaagaacggtgagcaaaaatcccagaaccacacgggggggcctagtgaatgacctgcagagagctgggaccaaagtaacaaagcctaccatcagtaacacactacgccgccagggactcaaatcctgcagtgccagacgtgtccccctgcttaagccagtacatgtccaggcccgtctgaaatttgctcgagagcatttggatgatccagaagaagattgggagaatgtcatatggtcagatgaatccaaaatataactttttggtaaaaactcaactcgtcgtgtttggaggacaaagaatgctgagttgcatccaaagaacaccatacctactgtgaagcatgggggtggaaacattttttctgcaaagggaccaggacgactcatccgtgtaaaggaaagaatgaatggggctatgtatcgtgagattttgagtgaaaacctccttccatcagcaagcgcattgaagatgaaacgtggctgggtctttcagcatgacaatgatcccaaacacaccgcccgggcaacgaaggagtggcttcataagaagcatttcaaggtcctggagtggcctagccagtctccagatctcaaccccatagaaaatctttggagggagttgaaagtccgtgttgtccagcaacaaccccaaaacatcactgctctggaggaaatctgcatggaggaatgggccaaaataccagcaacagtgtgtgaaaaccttgtgaagacttacagaaaatgtttgacctctgtcattgcaaataaagggtatataacaaagtattgagataaacttttgttattgaccaaatacttatttcccaaaataatttgcaaataaattcattaaaaatcctacaatgtgattttctggattttttaaaatcattttgtctgtaatagttgaagtgtacctatgatgaaaattacaggcctctctcctctttttaagtgggagaacttgcacaattggtggctgactaaatacttttttgccccactgtataccttTGTTTGACAATGAAAAGATGCAGTGCTCCCTCTCAATCATGCTACTATGTAGTTGAACACATAGCCAGAAATAGATTTCCATATGACTATGGTTCGACTGTAAATATATAATCCAGTTTAATTTGTTGTTTGTTATGGTCTGTTTGTTATGGTATGTCACAAGGCATTTCTAGTATGCAATGTGCTGTTTTGCGTATGGTAcatatactaccgttcaaaagtttggggtcacttagaaatgtccttagttttttaagaaaatcacattttttgtccattaaaataacatcaaattgatcagaaatacagtgtagacattgttaatgttgtaaattactattgcagctggaaactgatcagtctattcttgttctgagaaattaaggctgttccatgtgagaaattgaatggagtagtacacagcgctgtatgagatcttcagtttcttggcaatttctcgcatggaatagccttaatttctcagaacaagaatagactgacgagtttcagaagaaaggtctttgtttctggccattttgagcctgtaattgaacccacaaatgctgatgccacagatactcaactagtctaaagaaggccagttttattgcttctttaataagagaacaacagttttcagctgtgctaacataattgcaaaagggttttctaatgatcaattagccttttaaaatgataaacttggattagcgaacacaacgtgccattggaacacagaagtgatggatgctgaaaatgggcctctgtatgtctatgtagatattccattagaaatcagccatttccagctacaatggtcatttacaacattgacaatgtctacactgtatttctgaacaattttatgttattttaatggacaaaaacaaggacgtttctaagtgaccccaaacttttgaacggtggtgtaCATAGAAAAATACCCTCTAACAAAAGGTGACATTATGTACAGTTGCCTCATATTAAACaattgatctcaaatccaaaatgctggagtatggggccaaattaaaagttttagcttcactgtccaaataaatggGTAGGGGAGTGCATTTCTGGCCATAGCTCTTGGGTTTGGTCATGGCTTTAAAGCATTGAAATCAGTGATCTGCTATAATGTGCTGTTTGTTTATCTGTAACTGTGGATGTGGCCAGTAAGAATGCTATCCAGTTAACCTCATGCAACCGTGAAGAAGGCAAATGGTGCCAAAATATTTCTATATTGCACTAAAATGAGTGAGCTGCTATAatgtagcctgatcccagatctgtttgtgacaTCTTGCAAAACAGATGTTCTACAACAGGTTGGTCAAAACATGCATTGTGATTGGGTACTCGGCATGGTACTCGACTTCGCCTTGTACCAACGACCGCAGCACGGCTGTGCTAAAAAGGTCAAGTTTACCTCCACAGTCAGGTGGGCAATAATGGCCCTCTGGTGACCCTCCAGCGTCTCCAGGGCGATTTGGGCGATCTCGCCCTCCGACTTCCCCATGAACATCTGACAGGCTGCGGCCAGCATCTGCTTGTTCTGCCCCTGGATCTTCATCTGGAGGGAGGGGAGCACACAGGTTAATAGTTCATTAGGGCACGCAAccgaaaacatttaaaaatgttttaaaacagaaAATGTGCATTTTATGAgcaagttcaggtagtccctccctgttttagtCTGTTGTTGGTGATTAATGAGCATGACTCAGGTGTGCACATTGCTAAACAAACAGAAGCATCTGCTGTATACTACCCGACTAcacagcagtagtaatagtactaACACTCCCAACAGGCAAGGTTACTCAGTTCTATCCAAAGCACAAGCGAGTGAGGTATTTAATCATTTAAGACCTGTGTATAAATGAATGATATAAGCAAAACAGTTGGCATGTTTTAATTAGCTACTTGATACCTATTTACTTAAAGAGGGCCTTTACATTTGTGTTCAAAACTGGGGTCATTATTGCCCACCTGACTGTGGAGGTAAACTTTTGAGCACAGCTGTGCGGCGGTCGTTGATACAAGACTTAAAGGTGATGTAACAGAATAGTGCCGTTACATTGGCTCAGGAAGaaatggagacagagaaagatggagagacaaacCTGGGCAATACCAGTGACTGAGATGGGAACCCCATGCCGGGTGTAGACTTTATCACTCTTCACGTTCAGCGTCAGAGTGTTCAGGGAGatcctgggagagaggagaggaaatgagggaGAGATATAGTCATTCCACAATGCTGTAGTATGGCAAATGGCAACGCACAGCCAATATATGTGTTTGCAGACGTGAACAGGAAAAGAGACCACACCTCTGGATCTTCTGAACACAGGGAAGCACAAACACTCTGCCTCCAGAAATCATTACTGGAGGAGAACGGCAGAGCcctgagaaacagagagcgagagtgagagagggagagcgagagagagagggagagagggagagcgagagagcgagagagagagcaagagagggagagcgagagagagagcgagagagggagagcgagagggagagcgagtgagagagagcgaaagagcaagagaaggagagcgagagagcgagaggatggTGAGATACGCATGCGAGTATTACTACCATCTTACAGCTCTGTAATGTAATATGTTTATAAATGGAGAATAGAATTGTATTGATTAGAGAATGGACCTGACACCACCATAGCCTCATTTGGACCACATGTGTAGAACATGTTTTTTTCTCCCTCAGATTCTAgaaagacaaaaaaacaacacacacaattGAATTAAACAATTTCCTATACCAAGCTTCAATGCTTGGCAATGGGCCTGTCAGTGGGCTACTTAAGAGTCCTACATTGGCCTATTGCTCAAACATTTATAGCTTCATTCATCAGTCATGCTTGACAGCTTTGACTGGAATCTATATTGTAGGCCTCATAATAATTTCATATAGCTACATTAAGTAACATGTGACTAAACGTTTTCTATATTTCAATTCAGATTGAATCCGAATTTGAGCTGGTAAGTTAGTATTAGAACTATTGTGATCTTTTCCATGAAAATCCAAGGGGGCAGTAGCCTTGAGAAAGTTCTCGAGACAACACTGATAGCTAATTTAATTTTGCGTAAATGTTGCGCATCATCACTCAGGACATTTTGCTGATGAAGAGCATAGAAAGACAAGCTTGTATCAACAAATGTATCAACACACATGCAAATAGGATATAAATAAACCATGCAAGGGTGCAGCAACTCGTTACCAAATGATACAAATGTGTCCAATTCCACTATCCTTTTTGCCAGACCCCACTGCTGTTTTACATACATTGCAATCCGAGATGCATCAAATCAATCGAATGACTAGGCGAAGTATGTCCAATCACTTACCAATTTGACAGAATGAACTAATGCAGAATGCAAATGTATAGATACTTGTTTTGTCTCTCAAAATATAGCAGCGTTATTCTTGCTATCGTCTGTCCaatgactgtatgtatgtatatatgaaGGGTTTGTCCCGTTATAGCCCTTCCCGTCAAAAGAGTCTATCCATCGTCTCACGCCCATTACAAAATGTGCTGTCGCCATCTGGTGTTGCGGTGGTGAATTTAACTTCATTCAATGATCAGTGTGAAATACTTCAGTATTTAGGATACAATATCGAATTACTTAGCTAGATCAACAAAAGCATTGCATTTATGCTCTTTAGTTGCACTTTTTTATTTGTTGTTTATTTGATGTgaccccgcccctctctctctaccgcacctgctgtctcaaccTCCGAATGCtctgctatgaaaagccaactgacatttactcctgaggtgttgacctgttgcaccctctataaccactgtgattattatgtgACCCTGCTGGTCGTCTTTGAACATTTGAAGAGCGATCTGGCCTTCAGgaccatgtactcttataatcttcAACgccacagccagaaaaggactgacaacacctcagagcctggttcctctctaggtttcctcctaggttcctgCCGTTCTAGGGAGgaaattgcttgctgtttgggggtttaggcgTGGTTCCTGTATAAGccctttgtgacatctgctgatgtaaaaaaaagaAGGCTTTACATATACATTTGATTGGTGTGGAGCTTAAATGTGTTGCTTCATACAACCACCCCGTTGAATGTTTGTATTTTTAAGGCCTCAGACGCAGTGACCGGGCTAATCAGCACAACGCGTAGCAtggttacatatatatatatatatatatatatatatatttggccaTTGGATGCTATAACCAAACAGCAGAAAATAGTATTCTGCGTAATCATTATATCTGTTTTAAACTCAAAATGTAGGATGATGAACATCATTTTGGATTTATTGTAGTAAGGTTATCAATATGTACGTCATGTGTCTTGGCTGATCTGATTTAAGGAAATCAATTGCTGTACATAATATCACTGTTTTATTGTTTTATTCTAGGAACTATTTTCACATctaataggggggggggggtattttccaACAATACCTTTTTGCATTAATAGACAATTTTATATGAGTTTTACAAGGCAAGTCATACAGTTCATGATCATCCAGATTAGAAAAAAATTGATAGCGAGTGCGCTGACTCCATGTCCtgccagctccaacagggcagtgtAACAGGACGGGACGCGGCACTCCCTCTCGACTTCCGGCCCCTTTCTTTACCGTAGAGAAACCCCGTTGATTTTCTTTCCTCAGCCAATCAAGATTGGGTTTCCGAAGTCCTCGACCAATCATTAGCGCAAACTTCGGGTTGGCCACTGTCCAGGCTTTTACATTTGTTGTCCCGCCTTACTCAAAGGTGGAATCCACATATTTCACAGTGGTGAGTGTGTCAACAGCGTCGACATAACAGCACTTCAATTTATTCTCTTGTATTTTCTATTACTACACGCTTACAGAATGAGGGAAATTGTACACATTCAGGCCGGGCAGTGCGGTAACCAGATTGGGGCCAAGGTAAGAATCTTAAAAACTTAAACGAACAATGTCTAGGCTTACATTTGGGAATTAATAAAAAATGCATTGTAAAAACTATTTGTTGCTTCTCAAGAAGTTGTATTCTAGGCTATGGGTATTTTAAGTTTTAAAAAATCCACTTAGCCTAAATGTTGAACATTCAATGCAGTATATTCCGTTATGGTCTCTTTTTCTAACATGAGGCCATTTAAAGTGCTCAATGGATGAAGAGTGCCGGAATGAATATGCCTTTTGTTGTCTGCTTTTCTGTCCAGTTGTAAAGTTTCTACGTCGTTTTTGTTCTTTATGGGATATACAGTGATCTTTTGCCAATGTAAACTAGTCTTAGAAGAAAGCACAACTGGAAAAACGCTGACAGTTATTTTATTATGGTAAGATATCCCCGGGACTATTGAGACGTGATTTCGCTGGGCGTCTGTCTGCTTTTTCTGCCACGCTCATTGTTTCGTGTCTGGAATAGCCTTTTCTTCAATAGACTACGAAAAAGAGATGTCTAAAATGAAGACTTTAAAACACAGATGAAACGAGACATTTATACACAAGAATCTTAGTCCTAAAGTTATGACACGGTAGAACAACTATAGCTTCACAAAGGCTAGTTCACCCCCCGCGGTTTACAGATGTTGACGCGCAAAGATTGCATTTTCGAgactttttttttgtgttttgacAAGTTTACATTTCCTAAACTTTTAGTCTCAGTAGACTATGTGTATTCCCTTGCATTACACATTTAGTTAAGTAGGCTATGTCTCTAGATAGCCTCCTATAATACTATTGAGTCATCTTTAGGCAGTGGCACGAGTCAAACTTTAAACATAACTTGTAAAAGAGTAATGGGCTTTTTACAACAAAAACGCATGCCCTGTTGCGCATTGACACGTCGCATCTTGGCTGAGTACGCATAATAGACCAGTAAAATAAACCATTATTAACGCGATGGTAATTTAAAGAGAATAGCGGGGACACTACAGCTGTCTTATTGGGGCTGAATCAACGTCCTTTAATATAAGGGGAAAAAAGTGGAAAGTTGCTGAAGCTGGCAAGGGAGAGATTAATGatcgggctcccgagtggcgcagcggtctaaggcacaacatctcagtgcaagaggcgtcctTACAGTCCctagttcgaatccaggctgtatcacatccggctgtgattgtaagttccatagggcggtgcacaattggtccagcgtcgttcAGGTTTGGCCGTGATTGtaaatacaattttttttttgtaactgacttgcctagttaaataataaatataaaACGCCAACAACTGTGAAGGGGACTTCTGTGGAGGGATATGAGCAGGCTGTGGACTATGAGAGCACATGACATCATTTAAATGACTAATGCTTTTGTGATAAGGAGTCGAGTACACACTTAAGTGTAGCCTATATGTTTTTATCCACAATTTAGTTATTTTACACAACACCATTTGGGAACACCAGCCATAGAGGATCCAGTAGGCCAGTGAAATGTCATCAACATAATGTAATATCCACAAGGCCTCATTAACTCTCTTTAAATATGCTGTCTATAGCAAATAGCTACATAAGTCTATTCAGGCCTACCCTTTGTGGTGAATGGAATTTTGATGGGAAACAGAGTGTGTCAATAGGCTAACTTGGTAGCCCTAACTTGTTGATGTGTTAAATGCGAATGTGTATTGCGTATGTGTATGGTAAAGTGGGGTGAAAGCTCAAAGAAGTGTTTCATATAGAACAaggttctcgctctctctatttcAGATTAGGGTCAGTTGAGTTCGCATCAGTCTGTCCCAGTAGGCTAATTCCTCTGGGATGGTTCCACTTTGCCCGTTCACATGGTAGCCTACAGAGtattgcttctctctctctctcttgttcagCTGTTTATAACACGTCTTCGTGGACAGTAGATATTCTAACGTAAGTATAGAGTTGTTTTAAGCAGCTCTTTACGCTCA
Above is a genomic segment from Oncorhynchus masou masou isolate Uvic2021 chromosome 12, UVic_Omas_1.1, whole genome shotgun sequence containing:
- the LOC135549979 gene encoding flotillin-1, which codes for MFYTCGPNEAMVVSGLCRSPPVMISGGRVFVLPCVQKIQRISLNTLTLNVKSDKVYTRHGVPISVTGIAQMKIQGQNKQMLAAACQMFMGKSEGEIAQIALETLEGHQRAIIAHLTVEEIYRDRKKFSEEVFKVASSDLVNMGISVVSYTLKDVHDDQDYLHSLGKSRTAQVQKDARIGEAQFKRDAVIREAHAMQEKISAQYVNEIQMAKAQRDYELKKASYDIEVNTKKAESEMAYQLQVAKTKQRIEEEKMQVKVVERSQQIMLQEQEITRREKELEAKVKKPAEAERYRLEKLAEAQRAQLIMEAEAEAESIRIKGDAEAFAVEAKGRAEAEQMAKKAEAFQQYKEGAMVDMLLEQLPLMAEEISRPLAQAQKITMISSGGGEVGAAQLTGEVLDIMTRLPAAVEKLTGINISQVATRMG